From Topomyia yanbarensis strain Yona2022 chromosome 1, ASM3024719v1, whole genome shotgun sequence, one genomic window encodes:
- the LOC131688877 gene encoding replication protein A 32 kDa subunit, translating to MNDSFGAGGFNATGGGGGAVQENKAEGVLPLTIRHIQESSDNGLQLFGIQYSMVTFIAIVRNIDHSSTKITYRLEDHTGQVDAHLWLEEGDTTQVPGIVMHGYARIVGSVRNQGGSKAVMIFKIDQVSSPNEITTHLLEVLNARYKGEEYAKAVAGGSGYAGAGDKGSTASSGGFMETDGNTMGLTGKQLLVYKAIKGHISDIGISRKELQQKFQHISGSEMQNITDYMTQEGIIYTSVDSDHFLCVDS from the exons ATGAACGATAGCT TCGGTGCAGGAGGATTCAACGCGaccggtggtggtggtggcgcCGTGCAGGAAAATAAAGCAGAAGGTGTACTACCACTTACCATTCGTCACATCCAGGAATCGTCGGACAATGGACTGCAACTGTTCGGCATTCAGTACAGTATGGTGACGTTCATTGCGATTGTGCGAAACATTGACCACTCGTCGACAAAGATCACCTACCGGCTGGAGGATCACACCGGCCAGGTCGATGCACATCTTTGGCTAGAGGAGGGCGATACGACACAGGTGCCGGGGATTGTGATGCATGGTTACGCTCGGATTGTGGGATCGGTACGGAATCAGGGCGGCAGTAAGGCGGTGATGATCTTTAAGATCGATCAGGTTTCGTCGCCCAATGAGATTACTACCCATCTGCTGGAGGTGTTGAATGCACGGTACAAGGGTGAGGAATACGCTAAGGCTGTAGCTGGCGGTTCTGGATATGCGGGGGCTGGTGATAAAGGGTCCACTGCGTCCAGTGGAGGATTCATGGAAACCGATGGTAACACTATGGGACTCACTGGAAAGCAGCTGCTGGTGTACAAAGCTATTAAGGGACACATTTCCGATATCGGAATCAGCCGAAAGGAATTGCAGCAAAAGTTTCAGCATATTAGCGGCTCGGAGATGCA GAACATTACCGATTATATGACTCAGGAAGGCATCATCTATACCAGCGTTGATTCTGATCACTTCCTCTGTGTGGATTCGTAA